From the Saimiri boliviensis isolate mSaiBol1 chromosome X, mSaiBol1.pri, whole genome shotgun sequence genome, one window contains:
- the LOC120366633 gene encoding histone H2A-Bbd type 2/3-like, producing MSETRSPRGSSGAGRRGHPRCRSARAGLLFSVGQIERSLRERHYAQSLSHNAHVYLAAVMEYLTTQILELAAKEAQNNGERTITPRLLDMAVHSNELLSTLFHTTIISQVAPGPN from the coding sequence ATGTCGGAGACGAGGAGCCCTAGAGGGTCCTCTGGTGCTGGCCGCCGGGGCCATCCCCGCTGTCGCAGCGCCCGAGCGGGACTTCTGTTTTCGGTTGGGCAGATTGAGCGCAGTCTACGGGAACGCCACTACGCTCAGAGCCTGAGTCACAACGCGCACGTCTACCTCGCTGCGGTGATGGAGTATCTGACGACCCAGATCCTGGAGCTGGCGGCCAAGGAGGCCCAAAACAACGGAGAGAGGACCATCACTCCACGCCTGCTGGACATGGCCGTTCACAGTAACGAGTTGCTGAGCACCCTCTTTCACACAACAATCATCTCTCAGGTGGCTCCCGGCCCGAACTAG